From Psychrobacillus sp. FSL K6-2836, a single genomic window includes:
- a CDS encoding IclR family transcriptional regulator: MSKTIEKGFQLLDLFTEEKPFWRLDEISAYTQIPKPTVHRLLKTFVDYGLLQRSEIEKNGVLVEGDTYSLGLKLMYLGSIVSSNLEIRNISLPYMKILQSKFNEAVQLVSRDKDEGVYIEKVESTRPVRLYTKTGRRAPLYAGACTRILLSFLPDEEIADILKRPMTFYASQTPQKVEDVWSFIHETRKTGYAYSDSELEEGTVSIAAPIFNRLKEVEFSISIAGFSTSLPREKVKDFLVPLWETAETISKKIGYTNPYPYGFSNIEKH, translated from the coding sequence ATGAGTAAAACAATAGAAAAAGGTTTTCAATTACTAGACCTGTTTACAGAAGAAAAACCTTTTTGGCGCTTAGATGAAATATCTGCGTACACTCAAATACCTAAACCAACCGTCCATCGATTACTGAAGACTTTTGTCGACTATGGCCTTTTACAACGATCAGAAATAGAGAAAAACGGGGTATTAGTAGAAGGGGATACTTACTCTTTAGGACTTAAACTTATGTATTTGGGAAGTATCGTTTCGAGTAACTTGGAAATTCGTAATATATCACTACCTTATATGAAAATATTGCAATCAAAATTTAATGAGGCAGTCCAATTAGTTTCAAGAGATAAGGACGAAGGTGTTTATATTGAAAAAGTGGAGAGTACAAGACCTGTCCGTTTATATACGAAAACGGGTAGAAGAGCTCCACTATATGCAGGGGCTTGCACACGAATCTTATTATCTTTTTTGCCAGATGAAGAAATTGCCGATATTTTAAAGCGACCAATGACTTTTTATGCAAGTCAAACTCCACAAAAAGTAGAGGACGTGTGGTCTTTTATTCATGAAACCAGAAAAACTGGCTACGCTTACAGTGATTCAGAACTAGAAGAAGGAACGGTGTCTATTGCTGCTCCAATTTTTAATCGATTAAAGGAAGTTGAGTTTTCTATAAGTATCGCAGGGTTTTCTACTTCCTTACCGAGAGAAAAGGTGAAAGATTTCCTAGTTCCTCTTTGGGAAACGGCAGAAACCATTTCCAAAAAAATAGGTTACACGAATCCATATCCATATGGATTTTCAAATATTGAAAAACATTAA
- a CDS encoding ABC transporter ATP-binding protein — MNIEDAILKVENLKKYFPIKGGVFGKKTLQQVKAVDDISFVVRRGETFGIVGESGCGKSTVGRTILRLLEPTGGSVFFEGTDLASLDQNKMRLMRKDIQIVFQDPFASLNPRMRVFDIIEEPLINFGITNKEERERRVLEVADQVGLTIRQLKRLPHEFSGGQRQRIGIARALVSKPKLIIADEPVSALDVSIQSQVLNLMRDLQKEFGLTYIFISHDLSVVKHFCDRIGVMYLGKMVEIADRDDLYDNPNHPYSTALLSALPSSHPLQKKERIILKGDVPSPANPPSGCTFHPRCFACMDVCKTVKPVLSESENNHFVSCHLHQPKDVVNL; from the coding sequence ATGAACATTGAAGATGCAATATTAAAAGTGGAGAATTTAAAGAAGTATTTTCCCATTAAAGGTGGGGTATTTGGTAAAAAAACACTTCAGCAAGTAAAAGCCGTTGATGATATTTCATTTGTAGTAAGACGCGGAGAAACTTTTGGAATCGTTGGAGAATCAGGATGTGGAAAAAGTACAGTCGGTCGAACGATTTTAAGATTGTTAGAGCCGACTGGGGGATCTGTCTTTTTTGAAGGGACAGACCTTGCTTCACTTGATCAAAACAAAATGAGGTTAATGAGAAAAGATATACAGATTGTTTTTCAAGACCCATTCGCTTCTTTGAACCCTCGAATGAGAGTTTTTGACATAATTGAGGAACCACTTATTAACTTTGGAATTACTAATAAGGAAGAAAGAGAAAGAAGAGTATTAGAGGTAGCCGATCAAGTGGGGCTAACGATTAGGCAACTGAAACGTCTTCCTCATGAATTTTCGGGTGGACAAAGACAAAGGATTGGCATTGCTAGAGCATTGGTATCTAAGCCTAAGCTTATTATCGCAGATGAACCTGTCTCAGCATTAGATGTATCCATTCAATCTCAAGTATTAAATTTAATGAGGGATTTACAAAAAGAATTTGGTTTAACTTACATTTTCATCTCCCATGATTTAAGTGTTGTCAAACATTTCTGTGACAGAATAGGAGTTATGTATTTAGGGAAAATGGTTGAAATTGCAGATAGAGATGATTTATATGATAATCCAAACCACCCATACTCTACTGCATTACTATCAGCACTTCCAAGTTCGCATCCATTGCAAAAAAAGGAAAGGATTATTCTAAAGGGAGATGTTCCTAGTCCTGCCAATCCGCCGTCGGGTTGTACTTTTCATCCTAGATGTTTTGCTTGTATGGATGTTTGTAAAACAGTAAAGCCAGTTCTATCAGAGTCGGAAAATAACCATTTTGTATCCTGCCATTTACACCAACCGAAAGATGTGGTGAATCTATGA